The following proteins come from a genomic window of Anopheles ziemanni chromosome 3, idAnoZiCoDA_A2_x.2, whole genome shotgun sequence:
- the LOC131288730 gene encoding uncharacterized protein LOC131288730: MAHGSLVTGMLSKSESGRTAAAATAGAGSSSPSTSPAAAGHNSAKMGSRRIFTPQFKLQVLDSYRNDGDCKGNQRATARKYGIHRRQIQKWLQVENNLRSVVANGGSAGGSGASSAAGSSAAAAAAAMHSANGGGGGGGASMKINLLGHHHHHLPHHHPAHHPHHHLLYQQQHQQQHQQQHQQHHHLHHHAPSFHHPGLTGLMAPSAAVAAAAAAAAAAAAAGLPAHYHHHMQQHHPLGGAPHPPPQPHLLAPFHPIVPQPQAPQQQPPSSSSSSSAAPNSIDLKAAGGLMADSTRHRVARNGASACIMSPVLTHTSATNPAPATAAAVVIPVSSCSPLSIASSSGASSTASSLSSSSPSSLVATARSPSASLLSSQHQQQLHLADPEAATSGADAANRPHQPVIFSPVPRLATAPTAVNDQQQQQYYNYYGHIRAVAAAAVAVAANAAYQQQRYDHPIDLSRPERTLSFASTELNERHQLLDHSIASDHEDADYNDDEDEDEEISVDEPAPAPPKGTAEELLAGSADQAWDLSCRRGDNCSDRKRSSSEMSGNVAAPETSRPPKSIKLFKPYLLDNEEKECQEEKEPEVNRKGDDSFVKCRRDSALADEDKDSTRESPAISDRLASSPTNIMTNTTGRHQYPIAWSNNNSSSSAYYEQFYEFSPPSVTTPASVGVSHPLMASSYLPPAQQTTSLSSVAAGRGWTSPQASPVSGYDSSTSISSVCSGPEEEHSNGQPEQLKQQAIDSFYHDVACRGDYRAVASKYNINRKYVEKWLQQKQEDDHQHHASALSVRAPLIVG, translated from the coding sequence ATGGCCCACGGTTCGCTCGTTACCGGAATGCTGTCCAAAAGTGAATCAGgtcgaacagcagcagcagcaacagcaggagCTGGATCGTCCTCGCCATCGACGTCCCCGGCCGCAGCCGGACACAACTCGGCCAAGATGGGCTCGAGGCGCATCTTCACGCCCCAGTTCAAGCTGCAGGTGCTCGACTCCTACCGGAACGACGGTGACTGCAAGGGGAACCAGCGTGCGACCGCCCGCAAGTACGGCATCCACCGTCGGCAGATTCAAAAGTGGCTCCAGGTGGAGAACAATCTACGCTCGGTCGTGGCCAACGGTGGCAGTGCCGGCGGTTCAGGTGCAAGCAGTGCCGCCGGAAGCTCGGCGGCGGCAGCTGCAGCGGCAATGCACAGCGCcaacggtggcggtggcggtggtggtgcatcgatgaaaataaaccttctcggccaccatcatcatcaccttcCGCATCACCATCCGGCGCATCATCCCCACCATCATCTGCtttaccagcagcagcaccagcagcagcaccagcaacagcatcagcagcatcatcatctccATCACCATGCACCATCGTTCCACCATCCGGGTCTCACGGGTTTGATGGCGCCATCTGCAGCTgtagcggcagcagcagcagcagcagccgctgCTGCGGCCGCCGGACTACCTGCACACTATCATCACCACATGCAGCAGCATCACCCGCTCGGTGGAGCACCGCACCCCCCACCGCAGCCCCACTTATTAGCACCGTTTCATCCGATCGTTCCGCAGCCACAAGCGCCACAGCAGCagccaccgtcgtcgtcgtcgtcgtcgagtgCGGCCCCGAATTCCATCGATCTGAAAGCGGCTGGAGGGCTGATGGCGGACTCAACCAGACACCGCGTCGCTCGAAATGGCGCTAGTGCTTGTATCATGTCACCCGTGTTAACCCACACAAGCGCCACCAacccagcaccagcaacagcgGCGGCAGTAGTAATACCTGTTTCTTCGTGCTCGCCACTCTCGATCGCATCGTCGTCCGGTGCGTCGTCGACGGCGTCCTCTTTGTCCTCTTCGTCGCCATCTTCGCTGGTGGCGACGGCGCGGTCGCCGTCAGCTAGTCTGCTGTCAtcgcagcaccagcagcagctccacTTGGCTGACCCGGAGGCAGCGACATCTGGTGCCGATGCGGCGAACCGGCCGCATCAACCTGTCATCTTTTCACCCGTGCCGCGATTAGCGACGGCACCGACGGCCGTGAacgatcagcagcagcagcagtactaCAACTATTATGGCCATATTCGCGcggtcgccgccgccgccgttgcCGTTGCCGCCAACGCGGCTTACCAACAACAGCGGTACGATCATCCGATCGATCTGTCCCGACCGGAACGAACTCTTTCGTTCGCTTCGACCGAGCTGAACGAGCGCCACCAGCTGCTCGATCACTCGATCGCGTCCGACCACGAAGACGCGGACTACAATGACGACGAGGATGAAGACGAGGAGATCAGTGTGGACgaaccagcaccagcacctcCAAAGGGAACCGCCGAGGAGCTACTTGCTGGAAGCGCAGACCAGGCGTGGGATCTTTCCTGTCGACGTGGCGACAACTGCTCCGATCGCAAACGGTCGTCGTCGGAGATGAGCGGTAACGTGGCGGCACCTGAAACGAGCCGTCCGCCGAAATCGATCAAGCTTTTTAAACCTTATCTGCTGGATAATGAAGAAAAGGAGTGCCAGGAAGAAAAGGAGCCCGAGGTGAACCGCAAGGGGGACGACAGTTTCGTCAAGTGTCGCCGGGACTCGGCCCTAGCGGACGAGGACAAAGACTCGACCCGTGAATCGCCGGCCATAAGCGATCGGCTAGCGTCCTCGCCGACAAACATCATGACGAACACCACCGGCAGGCACCAGTACCCGATCGCCTGGAGCAACAACAATTCGTCGTCCTCCGCGTACTACGAGCAGTTTTACGAGTTCAGTCCCCCATCGGTCACAACGCCCGCGTCCGTTGGCGTTTCGCACCCGCTGATGGCTTCGTCGTACCTGCCGCCGGCACAGCAGACCACCAGTTTGTCGTCGGTTGCTGCCGGACGCGGCTGGACATCTCCACAGGCTTCGCCCGTGTCGGGGTACGACAGCTCCACCTCGATCTCGTCCGTATGCAGCGGACCAGAGGAGGAACACAGCAACGGCCAGCCGGAGCAGCTGAAGCAACAGGCGATCGACAGCTTCTACCACGATGTGGCCTGCCGGGGCGATTACCGCGCGGTCGCGTCCAAGTACAACATCAACCGCAAGTATGTGGAGAAGTGGCTTCAGCAGAAGCAGGAAGATGACCACCAACACCATGCCTCCGCACTGAGTGTCCGTGCGCCCTTGATCGTAGGTTGA